The genomic stretch CGGGGCCCGCCTCTGGCTCGGGACCTTCGACACGTCCCACGACGCCGCAGTAGCCTACGACGCAGCTGCCCGGAAGCTGTACGGGTTGGAGGCAAAGCTGAACCTGCCCGAGTTGTATGCCGGTGCTACCTCTACCTCCAATCTGCAGCCTTCTGTCCCGGTTCCGACTATTACTGTTCATCCTGTGGGAAACCAAGCTCAAATCTTTCATAACTTGGTCCCTAATACCCCTAGCGCACCCCCTGTTCCCGTGACTGCTCAGGTGACGCCCAAACTCGAGAACACCCAACCCATGCCCATCTCCAACGACGGCTTTCCAGCTCACAGTAACGATCCGGTCAATCCGGTCCAGGACAACCTCAAATTTGAACATAACATTGAGGAAAATGACGTGTGGGGGAACCTGAACGTGAACTTGCCGTTCTTGGACGAGTCAATATGGCAAGAGGCTGCAATGTCAGTGGACTTCCCCGTTTTGGAGGATCCTGTCAACTTTGCCGGGAATTTCATGGATGGCAACACCTGGGAGTCTTCTTTACCGTCTCCTTGGTGcgtgtgacaaaaaaaataaaagggccTCTGGGTCGTTAACATATAGATGTATATTGTTATATATGTCTGCATATACTATTATATAAAAACTCTATATAACAATATATAGAaacatatatagatatatagGAGCATGCATGGGGATGGTCACGAAAAGGTCCTGGTATTTCTGAGCTTTTGCCGTGGCCAATTTACATGtaaattgaaaatcatttcaaattatGTATTTCATATTCGTCTTATATTGCACATAATGAAGCCCGTATCGTGTATTCCATTAGTGGTATTAGTATGCGTTTGCAGGTATTTTTACTGTATATAATTAAGCGTACCGTGTTATCCCCACAAATACGTGTATGTATATAAATACGTGTCATGTTCGTATATCTACGTACGGACATGAATGACGGAGATGTTAGTCGTTTCTCCGTAGATGATTGTGGGATACCTTGCGAGTTGCGTCAGCAGCAAAATAACTTGGGCGAAGTTCCTCCTTTGTCGTTTACGCaggctttgatttttctctttgatCTTCGTTTGAATCCTTGGAAGCGTAAATTACACGGCTTTATATATCTGTATATGCGATGATCAGAAACTGACATGATCCAAAGCGAATTTTGTCAAGAGCATCCGAAGCGTTGCTGACGAGCTCGCGGAGGAAGATCTCCTTGTTGCTGTAGAAGGTGTTGATGATCAGACTCAGAAGCTGGTTGATCTCAGCCTGGAAAGCGAATGTCTCCGTCTCCGCCATCGCCGCACACTCTCCCTCTCGATCCTCCGCTGACGAGACGAAAGGAGCAAAGAGATTCTCAGATCGAAAAGAGAAGCGTGAGAAGGAGACTAGGGTTTTCGGATTCGAGAGTGCGGAAATTGCAAACCTCGTGCAGTCGAAAATTCTGAAGACAAATTTAGGGGAAGGAGTGGAAAAACACAATGCAAACTTCACCTGTTCGTGGGTTTGTAggattttgaagtatttttttttttttttttttggtcgaatttttaGGTCTTTCGACGGTTGGGTTTCTAGGACGGTGTCCtagattaaaataaaagaaaaacataatgcAAACTTTCGAGCGTGATGTTTCTCTCTATCTTCCCCTTCCTTAaattccctttcttctttttgggtctGACCCCTTCCTTGAATTCTGAAAGCAATTTGTCCAGGGTCTTTTGACTTCTTAAAGGTATTGGTTTTCGGgtcaaaacaacaaaaagtaGTTGTTTAGATTGACAGAAACATTGAGTGAAAGGAATCGAGATGTCGGGTATCGACCCTGTAGCTCTCTCGCATGTAAAAAAAGCGCTCTGTCAtctgaggaaaaagaaaattctgacaaacaaataaagattaacagaaaaagaaaacagtacGAAGAATCACATACGTGCGCGTCTCAATATGATTGTATGTaattctaaaattaaaagatttatgactgaattgataaaaatataatagggttatgaatttttagacaattttcccttagCACATTCTAACAAGATTTTATATATTTCGGAATAAATGAAAACCAAATCGGGGGTGACGTGATTTGGAACCagagtagaaatagaaaaatttatgtAAAAATCAAAGTTTAATGTATCGCGAAATTCCTAAGCGGAGATGGAAACTCGAAGGAAAAAAGGCTCTTTCTTCCATCcacttttcattcttttgcaTAGTAATTCGACATCTGTGCTTCGATGGAACCCGCGATCATTTTTCATTCACCTATATTTGTGTTGGATGCGTGAAATTTAATTTAGATTATTTCACTTGAGTTCCGTTGGTTTACGCTTGTACCTAATAAACTCATCCGAAACTAGAACCAGGAATCACCGACAAACAGAGCTTAGGTTGGAGAGAGTCCTTACCTGTCCCTTGGCCATGGCTGTGGACATAAACAACTGAATGAAAGTGTTGCCCTAGCTACTGTTTCatttgaagtttcaaattgTCTGAAACTTGTCAACAATGTATTATTAATAGCATATTTCTCGATAGTCTTGATGCCTGTAACCCAGTCTCTTTGTTGGGATTGGGATTCTCCTTAATTAGTTGGGTTAATCAAAGCATTAAAGCTTTGTTGACTACGTAATCCCAATGCAACAACCTCGCATGGGAAATATAGATTCTTGTGGCTCCATGTATTGGAAAGATGCTTGTCATCTTCGTAAATCCACCTTTATTAATTGGTGAAGATTCTAGAGCATGGAAGAGACGTCCCATGGCCATCTATAAATAGGGGATGAAGAGATGGGTTGAAGCAATCCTTTCTGCATCAAAGAAAGAAGTGTTCGACAAGTTCGACAAGAGAGAtcctccgagagagagagagcaagaaagCCACCATTGAGTGAAGAGTTTGAGAGAGTATTATCCTCTTGAACTAGTGAGGGCGATCCACCAAATTCGGTGAGGAAACATTGTTGTAATCCTACTATTATAGTGGAAGATTTTCgtggtttttcccttttcgttttcgaggggttttccacgtaaaattcGTGTGTCTTTGCCTTTACAtttctttatgttttctttcccaTCTTGATCACGCAAAGTGGGAAAAAGGAAACGCTTCCGCATACCCGTCTTTTTCCCAACACTCTTAAACTCGTAACCCGGTATCTTAAACGCGTAACACGATATGGACGAAATAAGTCAACAAGATAATTGTAAAGCCAAGGAAGCGAGTAGATGATGGAAGTGAAAAATAGAGTGCGTAAGGATTTGAACCCTTGACCTGCGTTATGATATTAGCTTAGAAAGTGTGACGAGAAAGTTCATCTTATGAGCAACTGTGTCGTCAGTGTATCTACAACATATTTTCTTATCCAAAAGAAACATCGAGtctatttttcgtttttcaagTTAATGTTCGTAATAGTAGCATCATTTTCAGATCTAGAATCAAGAAAAAGCTGTTTCGCCATTCGTCTCTCTGCCCTGTCGGGAAAATTCAATTATCTTCATGTATAATTGATCGGATGATTGGCACAGGGATTATTGAAGTCACCCGCTCATATAATTAGCATTTGAAACGTTTGTCTTGAGGGCGTGAATCGCTCTCAATTCAATAGTCgggaatcgaatcgaatcgaaccgaactaaaCAATTCAAGACCGGTTCACCCGTGAATTGATGTGCATCTTGTAATAACTATATCTGTAAATTGCTAAAGTAAGAATTTTGATCCAGGGCCCCCCAAGGAGACCTTCAGGTACTTATTAAGCCaggggtattttttttttttatcgaatgcTAGGGGTATTTACTATGTATATAATgtcgaaaataaaattttgataaaGCAAAAAACACTTGCCAACACAAAATAGTTATAAACCTACGCCTCTTCACTTATCTACTCTCTCTTTATACGTTTGACGAAATCAATCTTGTATCTCTCTCGTGCCAATCTGTTATCGCTCCATCTTGATGTCGTACATGTATAGAATATGCGATTCACTACACATATTCAATGATTGAAAACTCATGCTGCAGAATgaaaaacgaagaaaagaaatgatagGTTTCAAATATTGGATCTACCTTGAAATTGGCCAGATCGGTTTTTAAGGGTCCCGATTCGATTCTCCATTCCAAAATCCTGGAATGCCCCGACCGGCTAAATTATGGATTCTTGGTCGACAATCCGCACACTCTGAACCCGATCACCTCGAGTATGTATGATGTGACATTGTAGAAGAATTTGCATTTATCCAGATTGTGTCCCTAGTTCTAAAATCCTAAAACTCCCCGATCTGGTAGATTTTGGATTCTCAATCTGGAATCCGTCCATCCCGAAACCGATCACCTTTACTTTGCATCTTGCAACATTACAGGATAAATTTTGCAGTTgtaattcctttcttcttttcccccttttcgaATTGCTTGCACCTCATCATCCTTTAAATCTTACacctccaaaagaaaaaagtttacaagtcgggaacatGTGCAGCAACCCAAGAGCTGTCAACTCATCGGAAGCGTCCAAATTAGCAAAACCTTCATGCTCCATTAACTTTCATTTGGGCCGTGGCCACGTGGTATCCTTCTTGGGCCTAAGCCCATATATTTCGGGCCTTTAACTCTACAAGGTGGCCCCCCCAAACAcaccccctcccaaaaaaaaaaaaaaagggtgtcgCTCCAAACAAAAACTTTAGCACCATTGCAGTCCAGTCCTATGGCATAGGCGACCTGTGCCTGTTTTTTTAACTGCTGATTACGTGTTGGTGGTCATCTAAAGGAAGAGCTTGAAACTCGAGACCGATCGAGCAAAAGATTTTTCTGCACACGTCCCACCATCACCGCGGGGCCCAAAGGCTTAACGAGAAAGGCTAAGACCCATGATGAACGTGTTCTGATCGGTGTGTTCTTTGCAAAAAGATCGCTGCGAGTGCGGGTTGATATGATTGAAGAGCGAAAGGAAAAGCATCTGATCTTGAGAACTAGACAACTTCTTTTTATTTCGAGGGGGGAGATAGAGTAAAGGGAACTAGGGTGATCTCCGTGGACGCTAATGATTTAGGTCACTTTCTAATGATGAATCTCGGGATTCGAAGAGAATTTGGctagtttttgttttcttcttttgtttagaTGATATCAAGCATATTAAGACCGATCTACTAATGTGATCGAGCTCCATTGAATATGAAACATGACCCCCCCTTTCCCGGGTGAGGGCCATGTCGTGTAGAACGATCGGCGTAGAACGATCGGTATCCGCATCAACGATTTCAAAATTGATTGACTCAAGTCAgttagcaaaacgtgaaaagatggttaatggacaaaattaaaagatttaaaattgaattgattaaaGTGCTACAAATTtaggatgatttttttaaaaataaattttcactaGTGTTTTGACTTTTCTTATCTTATGATTTGGATCAGTGACCTGGAATTAGTATCGGGAATAGTAAAGAAGCTAATTTAATTACACCAACCCACTTTGTGGCTCGACAAGAGTCGGCTAATCAAAAAGCATCTGACTTATTTCTTGCTTTCCAATGCCAAGAGATTAGGTTGGCCAAAAGAAAGGTTAGTTTGAAACTTACTTATTTAGCATCAAGGAATTTGCTTTTCAAACACTTGCCCTCGATGTCTCTTTTTGaacatttctttttgtccaACTGGGTCATGCCTTTGATGGGTGGCTTACGAGTTAGggatatatacatatatttgtCGAATCGAGTTACGGATATTACCCACATGTAAacttaataaaaatcaaatgtgggtatatatataaatatatacttaTAGCTCAATAATTTGAGGTGTTATCAAATGGAGTTTCCCCGATTCGAAAACATGGCGTTTACGTAGAATGGGAGCTAGAAGGAATTGCACATTTGGCGACGAATACTTGATTGAAGGGATTGGCACAAATATTGATTCCTAGATTGGCTATGTGATATATTGATTCGACTATGGTTCTTTGGTTGGATATATTATATGTGCCAAGGCTCTCCAAAAACCTTTATGATATGCCTTGGCGTGGGCACTTTGACACTTAAATTAGCGATCGATAAATTCTCCATTATTAGACTTGCTCTCGAATTGTCTAGCATGATATTTGAAGCAATAGACTAGCAAATTTGAATAAGCTAAATATATTGACGTTTGGCTCATTTTCACCTCTAGATAGGAAAGCACTTACTAGTTGATTGTTGTAGCATACAACGGGAATTCAGATATAGATAGACTTGATCATGAATCTGGCGGTCCATGAGCCCGTCCACCCACCAAATTGTGGGGGCTCGGCTGAGGAAATAGATTGCTGGCAAATTTTGGACCCACCCACCGATCTGATCTGACGTCGATTGAATTGGTcattgaccctttttttttaactataaagATTTGAACTTTCTCATACACAATGGCAAAATAGAACAAGGTCTGCTTGAATTCTACAAATCAGCTTTTCGTTAGTTCATAAGAATATGCTTTATACGGACTAAGCCTTTAGGCAAGAAAGATACAACACATCAAAACTCCATAATAATAAGGTGCAACTTCCTTTAGTTGATTGATCAAAACCATGATGAACCAAGACATGAAAACCATATGCAACATTAAAATCAGTCCTTTTGGTAATCCCACATTCGGGTACCAATATCGCCCATGTTCATTCCTCCCTTTTTCACGCTTCCTACTAGCAAacccaaaagtaaaagaaacataataaaaaaggaaaaggaaaaaattacgaaagaaaattatttaaaaaaaaaaaaaaggacaagcgACTCCAATACATTACACAGCACAAGCACAACAAGCTTATTAGCTCCTGTGGTTGGTCAAAGGGTCAGCGGCACCGCGGTCAAACGTTCTCGGTGGAGGGCGGGAGGAGGGGCTGAGTGAGGGATGGCGCCTTGAGGTGGGCGGGCGGGCGGCTGTTGCCGTGCTCCGGGGCGGACTGGATCGCGGCTTTCTCCATTGCCAACTTGCGCTCCTCGTTCTTCCCCCACAGGACCAAGTAGAGCCCGGCTATGATCAGAACCGCTCCTATGATCCTGCGCACCGCACccgacccgaaaaaaaaaaaaaaaaagtttactcaGGTCCCATTTTCCAAGTGTTccgatccgaccaaaaaaaccaaacaaaaaaacaatcTTGTATAGGCCATGGTCGTGCCCTGCAAAAATTGTTGTGGGACAACGTTTCTTGGTGTTATATCGTGCCTTAATTTGACCGAAATCGACTGAGTTGTACCTTCAATTTGGATGAATGAGGGAGGAAGAACATGTCGGGCCTGGCTAGTGGTGATTGATGATGGTGGAGGCATTAAGAAGGGTCGTGTCGAGAAAAAGATGACGGTGCCTTTGGGGGTACCCTCGGACAAAAGCGAGGTAAATTAGTGGAGCCCGAGAAAGCCCTAGGAGAAATTTTAGATGCTCCGGTCTGAGTACTGTTGTTCTGTCCACTCAAATCAATCATGACAAACTTCTTCCTCTTACGAAGAGCATTTCAGTCGGTGGCTCAAGAAACACCCgaaaatttctctcaaatgGGTATTTTTGAAGGCTGGGGCCATATCAATTGCCGGTTTTAATTATGAGGATCTGAATATTCATAAAGGAATCAACCGGTTAATTTACCTATGGGACGCGTACATAAGGTTCCCTCGGGTTTTTGTTAGTTCGGGCGGATTAATCAGGCAATGCGCATGTCACGCCGGTGTAATGAGGTTTcggagagagtgagagtgagagtgagcATGACGTACCCGCCCAAGTAGAACTGCTCGCCGAGAGCAATGGAGGCCATGATGGCGACGACGAGGGTCTGGACGGGCTGATACACGGCCACGAACACCGGGCCGCCTCTGTCGATGCACCATATCTGCACGGCGAACGCGATCCCCGACGCGACCACTCCCTGCGCACGAATTTATACAACAAAAGCACGCAACGTTACAGATCAAGATCATCATGTCCATGAATTGAGTTCTGTATCTTAAATTGAAGGCTTTTTACTCAGCCTGTAAATTTTTATGTACTTAgcccccaccaccacctcccAACATTATTACTACGTCCCAACTAGAACGAAGCCACGAGggaggaaaaggaaaggcaACAAAGATGGGATTGAAAGCGCTTTTGCTTTAGTCTTCTTCACCCGAAGCCCCCCTCCACCAAGAACGGTTCAGGAAAGATAACAGCGCTGAGGATTCGAACATCTCACCGCGTAGAAGATGCTGAAGACCTCGGCCCCGGTGTGGACGAGCCAAGCGCTGGAGTTCCGCTCGATGAAGGCCGAGATGACGAGGAACTGGAGGAGGCCGAAGAAGCAGGTGTAGGACGTGACGGAGAGGCGGGCCGGGTACTTCTTCAGCACCGGCGCTTGCAGCACCAGCCACCCGGACCACGACAGGCAGTGGCCGATCAGGTACACGCACCCCAGCGTCCAGTTCTTGCCAGCCGCGTCCCCGAGCGCCGCCAACGATGGACGCCACGCCGGGCCCGCCGCGTGCAGCGGCGGCTGCGGGCTGTATATGGTGGGGCCCTTGTACAGCGTGATCACCGACGCCCCCGCCACGCAGAACACGGTCCCCAGGACCTTGGCGATGCCGTCCTTCCGGTCCAACCGCACTTTCTCTATCCTGAAAGTCGGGAAGAGATTCTAAATCATACTTGGCTGATAAGGCTTTGAGACAAGCGTAGTGAAATCGTGAATTGCGTTTAATGTTGTAAGTTTTGAGCTTGCCTGAGTAAGGCGGCCATGAGAAAAGTAATGGCCGGGACTGAGTTCTGAATCGCGGATGCGAAAGTTGGCGAAGTGTTGTCAAGTCCCAACAAGTAGAACCCTTGGTTCGCTGTGATCCTGCCAATGTTACGTACAGAAAACCTCCTGATAAGCACTTGCCGAGATACATGCAAGACCTAAGGTGCTAAGCAAATCAAAACTGCGAGCGTCGTTATATCATCTGATTAAAAATCATACCCAACGAGCGCTAGAAGGAAGAACTGAACCAGGAAGTTCAGAGTGATCGCCGGCCTCTCTTTCCTGGACCAAGGAAAAACAAGagggaaagaaaggaaatgtcATTACTCATGAAAACATCGTCGCGAGTCGCGAAACAGCTTAAGACGGCACCGAGACGACGTTTGAAACGCACTTCTCGAGGAAGTAGGCGAAGGGAGCGAGCAAGAGGAAGGCGATGACGTTCCGGTAGACGATGAACACTATCTTGCTGATGCCCATGTTGAGCGCCGCCCTGGAGACGACGTGGAACCCTGCGTAGCCGAACTGCAAGGCCAGCATGGCCAGGTGCAGCTGGACCCGCTCCGGCACCGAGCACCACATCCTCCTAGCCGATCCCGCGCCGGCGTCGGCCATAATTGCACCGCAAGAAAGAAGGGTAAATTCAAAGAAGCAGtcgtcggaggaggaggaggaggaaggaaaggTAGGGTTGATGGAGTGGTAAGGCTTGAGGGGCTGAGGGATATAAATATAGAGGAAAGTGGCAGGCAGTGGGTTAATTAATGAGTGTTAATGGAGAAGGAgatgaggaaaagagagaaagggagatgtTTGTGTCCACTGTGGATGGTGGGGCCCCCACCCCCTTCAAATGTTTTGGGTTGTCTCCCACATTCACTGCCTTTTCTCTAAGCCTGACATGACAACCCCCGATCGCACTTGacgttaaaataaaaatatctaagGTTTCACACTGCTACCGTACGCTTAATTTTAACGATAAAATAAGTTCGTAATATAgaaagcaatatatatatatatatatatatatatatatatatattatacatCTTTTTCGAAAGATACAGTTCaaatctatatttttttgacaGCCGAGTAattaattatccaaaaatactttcatgACGATATTATTAGTGacagtacaatctcaatcatagATTCACACGTTATcatcgcatgttttgcataaaatatttattgattgggagatcgtacCGTCAGAAGTAATTAGTAGTCTTGTTAGACTGTTAGGCTAGCAATAACCCTAATTATATAATGACTCTAGATAATATCACGGGataattgatttatttttttttttggtcgaaaggatTAATTGAATTTAAGGGCATCTTTATTGggctttgagaaaataaaaaggaagagaggaaaaaagctTCTGTTTTGGCGGCATGctcataatgatgataatggaGGTGAGTGAAGCCGCCATCGATGGATAGCGCGCACACGAGGGGGGATGTGGGGAAGCCCCCCATGCCCCCACGTCCCATGGCTTCACATCCTCCACACACATACACAGAtctatacacacacacacacacacatatatatatatgtaattacGATATATTGGACTTTACATCTATACATGTATAGATATATTTTTCTTGTCCACATAATTTTATCCTTTTGCCTCAGTAATTATAcccacccaaagaaaaaaaataaaaaaaatatattcttcAACAATGGATGTGCTCAATTGCGAGTAGATTTTATATGTTgatgttaattttcttttccaaatgtgAATTTCAAACTTAAGGTAAATTCTGACTACAATCTTTCGAAATCTCGATGTCGTTCGACAGCTCGTCGGGAAATTCTTATCGAAGCAAAGGAGGGAGGTAGGGGGTAGGGTGCCAGCATCGGCGAGAACGACTGACGGCATCGAGCCTCGGCCGACGTGGCGAACGGTTGCTATCATAGAGGAATAGCAATTCCATTTTCTCGGAACATGCCTTTCCCGTCTTTACGACTCGATTTTGAGAGTTCTGAAAGAGAGGGAATGCGAAATTGACAAGCGAGCGAAAAGGGCGCTGCGATCCTAttcccattttcctttcacGATAGTAGGGTCCACGAGGTATTGGTCTAGTAGAAGATAGCAAGCTGCTTAGTCGTTGATCCCGCTTTTCTAATGGTGGAGATTACGAGAGCAGGAGGCGAGCGCGCGAGGAATATCCTTCTTTCTAGGAAACTTTTAACAGAATTCTCAACACAGATTAGGCGATACTTACTTTGAGGGAGTTTTCTTAATCAACTCAATTTAGATttattagcattttttttttgtcctctttaaCACTAATCAATAGTTAATACCCACTAAGGTTTCCAAGGGTTGGGTTCTGACATGCACTCCTCCGCTTTAAGGTACATGTTGCCCCCCCTCAATTGAGACCATCATCATtctaaaattcagaaaaaaaaagaaagaaaagaaacttttttttttccctttttccctttataGGTATACGTGAATTGTGTACATATAAAGTTGGGTTCTTGCATCTGACAGCAAATGCTTTTGGGGAGACTGACCCGGCCTGCGTGAACCGGTCGGACACCGCCCTGACCAGCACAGTTGTGATCTCGATTGCGGTTTGAGCTTTCATGTTGCTCGTCTGGTTGCGCATAACTACGCCATGGGGGGGTCTGACAGCTACGATAGATCTCGCGCGCACGAGCGAATCTCGGAGGGGGCAGACCAGGGTCTCTGGTCGAGCTCCTGTCTGAAGAAATATATTGCAAAAAGGCAAAGGGGAGGAGGATAAAAAGCGAAAGCTTTCTTGAACGATTCCTTTGACTCTCCTCAATTATAACTTTgggagaaaattccaaaatagTACATGAGGtgtctttattttcttgaattattttctcgaataagggtttgaaatagatattatttcaaataagggcatgaattATCTTCATTATATCAAAAAAAGGCATGAAATGCATATTATTTCAATAAGGGCCTGAGTTACTTTAATTatgggtattttggtcatttattattttaacttacttttagctttttctatttttttaagattttgaaaaaaaagtaaaaaaaaaaaaaaaggaaacaccCGGGCGGGAGGATTGAACTCCCGCTTGTGGCGACCGCCCCACCATCGGTGGGGCCACTACGGCCGTTGGGGTCACTAGCGACCCCGTTGACCATCGGCGAGGGCCGGCAGGTGCTAGCCCTCGCCTCAACCGAGAGAGGGGCGTgaccctctcccggatccgggcgagggtcggcggCCTTCGCCCGGTCCCAATCGTGGGCTGCGACCATCGGCAAGGATCGGGGGTGGGTCGGAGGGCGCTGTCTACCCCAATCCGATctcgaccctcgcccaaatccggGAGAGGGTTGCGACACTCTCTTGACCGAGGCGAGGGCCTACTAGCTCTTGCCAATGGTCGGCGGGATCCCCGGCCCCCGCCGAGGAGCAGGGATCTCGACGGCAATAGCCGCCGCCCCATCATCGTCCTCTCGcctatgttttttcctttttttgttttaatttaatttaacaaaaaaaattagattaaatttacaattttacaaaaatatccttgatCGATCGAAAAATTTGGCCGGTCGATCAGCCGGCAAGAtgtggcccttatttgaaacaactataaccacttcaggcccttctttgagacaatAATGACACTttagctcttatttaaaataaagtctaCTTTAAGCcctcatttgagaaaataatggcacttgggacccttttttgaatttttccctaacTTTGGGGACGATGACTCCGATCTGTTTCATTTGAACCAAGCTCAAGTGATTGATCGATTTCGGGGTGGATTGATTCCCATCTTATCATAAATTTTAATATCAAATCGGACATGATCGATTTCCAATTTATGAAATTGAACATCTGTCCACATGCT from Rhodamnia argentea isolate NSW1041297 chromosome 2, ASM2092103v1, whole genome shotgun sequence encodes the following:
- the LOC115738625 gene encoding dehydration-responsive element-binding protein 2D-like, encoding MLKPGMGERKQGRKPAQASSRKGCMRGKGGPENASCTYKGVRQRTWGKWVAEIREPNRGARLWLGTFDTSHDAAVAYDAAARKLYGLEAKLNLPELYAGATSTSNLQPSVPVPTITVHPVGNQAQIFHNLVPNTPSAPPVPVTAQVTPKLENTQPMPISNDGFPAHSNDPVNPVQDNLKFEHNIEENDVWGNLNVNLPFLDESIWQEAAMSVDFPVLEDPVNFAGNFMDGNTWESSLPSPWCV
- the LOC115738624 gene encoding protein WALLS ARE THIN 1-like, producing MADAGAGSARRMWCSVPERVQLHLAMLALQFGYAGFHVVSRAALNMGISKIVFIVYRNVIAFLLLAPFAYFLEKKERPAITLNFLVQFFLLALVGITANQGFYLLGLDNTSPTFASAIQNSVPAITFLMAALLRIEKVRLDRKDGIAKVLGTVFCVAGASVITLYKGPTIYSPQPPLHAAGPAWRPSLAALGDAAGKNWTLGCVYLIGHCLSWSGWLVLQAPVLKKYPARLSVTSYTCFFGLLQFLVISAFIERNSSAWLVHTGAEVFSIFYAGVVASGIAFAVQIWCIDRGGPVFVAVYQPVQTLVVAIMASIALGEQFYLGGIIGAVLIIAGLYLVLWGKNEERKLAMEKAAIQSAPEHGNSRPPAHLKAPSLTQPLLPPSTENV